A DNA window from Flavisolibacter ginsenosidimutans contains the following coding sequences:
- a CDS encoding glycosyltransferase family 9 protein: MKFLIIRFSSIGDIVLTTPVVRCLKKQVPDAVIHYLIKPQFKTVMEPNPYVDKFHVLQEDWDAMIEELKEEKFDYVIDLHHNLRTLRVKNALKVPAYSFNKLNLRKLVFVKLKWNVMPKVHIVDRYMETVAPFGVRNDGEGLDYFIPEGAKVPLHDIPHSHHAGFLSIVIGASFYTKKLPVYKLQELCQKINHPIILVGGKEDAKEGEAIASVDPIKVYNACGKFSLHESADLVRQSKLVIAHDTGLMHIAAALKKQVIAVWGSTTPSFGMVPYYGKNFLQRNPPPYDDVQVHKLWCRPCTKIGRNKCPQGHFKCMKEIDVDEIVRLVNFRLGRNGAK; the protein is encoded by the coding sequence ATGAAATTTCTCATCATTCGTTTTTCTTCCATTGGCGATATTGTTTTGACCACGCCTGTAGTTCGTTGCTTGAAGAAACAAGTGCCGGATGCTGTCATTCACTACCTGATAAAGCCACAGTTTAAAACGGTGATGGAGCCTAATCCTTACGTGGACAAGTTTCATGTATTGCAGGAAGACTGGGACGCGATGATTGAAGAACTTAAAGAGGAAAAGTTTGATTACGTCATTGACCTGCACCACAACCTGCGAACGCTCCGGGTGAAAAATGCGCTGAAGGTTCCGGCCTATTCTTTCAACAAACTCAATCTCCGCAAACTTGTTTTTGTAAAGCTGAAGTGGAACGTAATGCCCAAGGTGCACATCGTGGATCGTTACATGGAAACCGTTGCGCCTTTTGGTGTGCGCAACGACGGCGAGGGCCTTGATTATTTCATTCCCGAAGGTGCAAAAGTCCCTTTGCATGACATTCCGCATTCGCACCATGCGGGCTTTCTCTCAATCGTTATCGGCGCTTCGTTTTACACCAAAAAATTACCGGTTTACAAACTGCAGGAACTCTGTCAAAAAATAAATCATCCCATCATTTTAGTGGGCGGAAAAGAAGACGCAAAAGAAGGTGAGGCCATTGCTTCCGTTGACCCGATAAAAGTGTACAACGCCTGCGGTAAATTCTCCTTGCACGAAAGCGCCGATTTGGTTCGCCAGTCAAAGCTGGTAATTGCCCACGACACGGGCCTGATGCACATTGCCGCCGCACTAAAAAAACAGGTGATTGCGGTTTGGGGAAGCACCACGCCTTCGTTCGGTATGGTGCCTTATTATGGAAAGAATTTTTTGCAACGGAACCCGCCGCCCTACGACGATGTACAAGTGCACAAGTTGTGGTGCAGGCCCTGTACCAAGATCGGCCGCAACAAATGTCCGCAGGGTCATTTTAAATGCATGAAAGAAATAGATGTTGATGAAATTGTTCGCCTTGTAAACTTTCGCCTCGGGCGAAACGGCGCAAAATAA
- a CDS encoding MFS transporter: MMKAQLPATKPAQGIFSLAVIVAALGYFVDIYDLLLFSIIRVPSLQSFGLNKEQITSGGESILMWQMAGLLIGGIIWGIMGDKRGRLSVLFGSIILYSLANIANGFAKTVEQYEIIRFIAGLGLAGELGAGITLVSELTPKEKRGIATSLVAGIGLTGAVVAFVIKENFNWRICYFIGGGLGLLLLLLRISVYESGMFHQVKKQNVRRGNFFMLFANADRFKRYLFGILIGLPTWYVIGILVTFSGEFAEKMNVAEKIDPGKAVMYAYVAISIGDILVGFISQWFRSRKKALYLFYVITALFIALFFTAQWNGSAARMYLICAGLGFGTGFWAIFVTMGAEQFGTNLRATAATTIPNMVRGMLTVLILPLFKGLRGVTDYCTAGWITGVIIMAIGVVAVIYTKETFGKDLNYVEE, encoded by the coding sequence GCCTTGCCGTAATTGTGGCGGCGCTGGGCTACTTCGTTGACATTTACGATTTGCTTCTTTTCAGCATCATTCGCGTACCCAGTTTGCAATCTTTTGGTTTAAACAAAGAACAAATCACGTCTGGCGGCGAAAGCATTCTCATGTGGCAGATGGCCGGCCTGCTGATTGGCGGCATCATTTGGGGCATTATGGGCGACAAAAGAGGAAGACTCAGTGTACTGTTTGGTTCTATCATTTTGTACTCACTTGCAAACATTGCCAATGGCTTTGCCAAAACAGTAGAGCAATACGAGATCATCCGTTTCATTGCAGGTCTTGGACTGGCCGGTGAACTGGGCGCGGGCATTACGCTTGTTTCGGAACTCACGCCGAAAGAAAAACGCGGCATTGCCACTTCGCTGGTGGCAGGCATCGGTTTAACGGGTGCTGTCGTAGCCTTTGTAATCAAAGAAAATTTCAATTGGCGTATTTGTTATTTCATCGGTGGCGGCTTGGGTTTGCTGCTGCTCTTGTTGCGCATCTCGGTTTATGAGTCGGGCATGTTTCACCAGGTAAAAAAACAGAACGTGCGGCGCGGAAATTTCTTCATGCTTTTTGCCAATGCCGACCGCTTTAAACGCTACCTGTTCGGCATTTTAATTGGCCTTCCCACATGGTACGTCATCGGCATCCTGGTCACTTTCTCTGGTGAATTTGCCGAGAAGATGAACGTCGCCGAAAAAATAGACCCGGGCAAGGCCGTCATGTACGCTTACGTGGCCATTTCCATCGGCGATATTCTTGTTGGTTTCATCAGCCAGTGGTTTCGCAGCCGCAAAAAAGCGCTCTATCTTTTTTACGTCATCACGGCGCTGTTCATTGCTTTATTTTTTACGGCGCAATGGAATGGCAGCGCTGCCCGCATGTACCTTATTTGCGCGGGACTGGGCTTTGGCACGGGCTTCTGGGCCATTTTTGTAACGATGGGTGCGGAGCAGTTTGGAACGAATTTGCGGGCTACCGCTGCTACCACCATTCCAAACATGGTACGCGGCATGTTAACCGTTTTAATCCTTCCGCTTTTTAAAGGCCTGCGCGGCGTTACCGATTATTGCACGGCCGGCTGGATCACGGGTGTCATCATCATGGCCATCGGCGTGGTAGCGGTGATTTATACAAAAGAAACCTTTGGTAAGGATTTAAATTACGTAGAAGAATGA